The following coding sequences are from one Treponema bryantii window:
- a CDS encoding transglycosylase domain-containing protein: MKVILKILKYVFIILFSLILILYVSLNIYVKSKEVKVDKNELLRSSTISLSEEQIKIASIVLNGNSNPEFHNYIFLINDAFSKRNYVALATAFSYIGEHDNDNFRKSTSNERRIIELATKRFIMKKIDYVPCYNYIFSKYYFGNNMYGLSDASIFYFSKQYTELTDKEFISLCLLLHNPTYYDFRNENNRKRCEEELNRIYLLYRKE, from the coding sequence ATGAAAGTTATATTAAAGATATTAAAATATGTATTCATAATTCTTTTTTCTTTAATTCTTATACTTTATGTTAGCTTAAATATTTATGTAAAATCAAAAGAAGTCAAAGTAGATAAAAATGAATTATTAAGATCGTCAACAATTTCTTTATCAGAAGAACAGATAAAAATTGCAAGTATTGTTTTAAATGGAAATAGTAATCCAGAATTTCATAATTATATCTTTTTAATAAATGATGCATTTTCAAAAAGAAATTATGTTGCTCTTGCAACAGCTTTTAGTTATATCGGAGAGCATGACAATGATAATTTTCGGAAAAGCACAAGTAATGAAAGACGTATAATAGAACTTGCTACTAAAAGGTTCATCATGAAAAAAATTGATTATGTACCCTGTTATAATTATATATTTTCTAAATACTATTTTGGAAACAATATGTATGGTCTTTCAGATGCTTCAATTTTTTATTTTTCAAAACAATATACAGAATTAACAGACAAGGAATTTATTAGTCTGTGTTTATTACTCCATAATCCAACTTACTATGATTTTAGAAATGAAAATAATAGAAAACGATGTGAAGAAGAACTAAATAGAATTTATTTGCTTTATCGAAAAGAATAA
- a CDS encoding DMP19 family protein: protein MFWGNDLGNWKEYESLNKKTLFGNEEYWKKYNGISATLAKEIPQAFLYEVVCCYGYYVIGNSENEEMRQKFLELPEILRYTMLIGLYEGEINNGGFAQFYDNIGYIVFELQKGLKFFGLKKNKKLIDKSISLIKKRIDISNYYELCSKEELPLDEIDDELSKLDDRFYEYPEDFTEIINSYLDKNREQLITIK from the coding sequence ATGTTTTGGGGTAATGATTTAGGAAATTGGAAGGAATATGAATCCTTAAATAAAAAAACATTGTTCGGTAATGAAGAATATTGGAAAAAATATAATGGAATATCGGCTACCTTGGCAAAAGAAATACCACAAGCTTTCCTTTATGAAGTAGTTTGCTGTTATGGCTATTATGTAATAGGAAATTCTGAAAATGAAGAAATGCGACAAAAATTTCTTGAATTACCAGAAATACTAAGATATACAATGTTAATTGGTTTATATGAAGGTGAAATCAATAATGGAGGATTTGCGCAATTTTACGATAATATAGGTTATATCGTATTTGAATTACAAAAAGGTTTAAAATTTTTTGGTCTTAAAAAAAATAAAAAACTTATTGATAAATCAATATCATTAATAAAAAAAAGAATTGATATTTCGAATTATTATGAATTATGTTCAAAAGAAGAATTACCTTTAGATGAAATTGATGATGAACTAAGTAAATTAGATGATAGATTTTATGAATATCCTGAAGACTTTACAGAAATTATAAATTCTTATTTGGATAAAAATAGAGAACAATTAATTACGATAAAATAA